One window of Ziziphus jujuba cultivar Dongzao chromosome 5, ASM3175591v1 genomic DNA carries:
- the LOC107420293 gene encoding dihydroflavonol 4-reductase, which produces MGSESETVCVTGAAGFIGSWLVMRLLERGYTVRATVRDPANMKKVKHLLELPKAQTHLTLWKADLAEEGSFDEAIKGCTGVFHVATPMDFESKDPENEVIKPTIAGLLSIIKACVNAKTVRRLVFTSSAGTVNVEEHLKPVYDETCWSDVEFCRNKKMTGWMYFVSKTLAEKAAWEFVKEHNLDFVSVIPPLVVGPFLMPSMPPSLITGLSPITGNEAHYSIIKQGQFVHLDDLCNAHIYVYENPKAEGRYLASQCDATIYDIAKLLKEKYPEYNVPTKFEGIDENIEIVHFSSKKLTDLGFEFKYNLEDMFTGAVETCRAKGLLPIPITEVKPKGSDATK; this is translated from the exons ATGGGTTCGGAGTCTGAGACTGTGTGTGTCACTGGTGCAGCTGGTTTCATCGGATCATGGCTCGTCATGAGGCTTCTAGAGCGCGGTTACACGGTCCGAGCCACCGTGCGTGACCCTG CAAACATGAAGAAGGTGAAGCATCTATTGGAATTGCCAAAGGCTCAGACCCACCTGACACTGTGGAAGGCTGATCTGGCTGAAGAGGGAAGCTTTGACGAAGCCATTAAAGGGTGCACCGGAGTGTTCCATGTCGCCACACCCATGGATTTCGAGTCCAAGGACCCTGAG AATGAAGTAATAAAGCCAACAATAGCCGGGCTATTAAGCATCATAAAAGCCTGTGTTAATGCAAAGACCGTAAGAAGGCTAGTATTTACATCATCAGCCGGAACTGTTAACGTGGAAGAGCACTTAAAGCCAGTCTACGATGAAACCTGCTGGAGCGACGTTGAGTTTTGCCGCAATAAAAAGATGACTGGATGG ATGTACTTCGTATCCAAGACTTTAGCTGAGAAAGCTGCATGGGAATTCGTCAAGGAACACAACCTTGATTTCGTTAGTGTTATTCCACCTCTAGTGGTTGGTCCATTTCTCATGCCATCCATGCCACCCAGCCTCATTACCGGTCTGTCACCCATTACAG GAAACGAAGCTCATTATTCGATCATAAAGCAAGGTCAATTTGTTCATTTGGATGATCTCTGCAATGctcatatttatgtttatgagAATCCTAAAGCTGAGGGTCGCTACCTTGCATCTCAATGTGATGCCACCATATATGACATTGCCAAATTGCTTAAGGAAAAGTATCCCGAGTACAATGTTcctacaaa gtTCGAAGGTATAGACGAAAACATAGAAATTGTCCATTTCTCCTCGAAGAAGCTGACAGACTTGGGGTTTGAGTTCAAGTATAATTTAGAGGACATGTTTACAGGAGCTGTTGAAACATGCCGTGCAAAGGGGTTGCTTCCGATTCCTATAACTGAAGTCAAACCCAAAGGTTCCGACGCCACCAAATAA